From Carassius auratus strain Wakin chromosome 33, ASM336829v1, whole genome shotgun sequence, the proteins below share one genomic window:
- the LOC113052689 gene encoding protein DGCR6-like, translating into MDKYCSMSEDQSDAARQQERHYYLLSELQTLVKDLPSSFQQRLSYTTLSDLAQALIDGTVYEIVQGLLDIQHLMEKNLYNQRQKLHCEHRALKQDLVRKHRQSLQTCKSHNLAVLKSTQRAETEALDQRVKEEQRMMDEKVVAEMDQKVLDQQNTLEKAGVQGFYITTNPQEVMMQMNLLELILKLQQKETLSGSLP; encoded by the exons ATGGACAAGTACTGTAGTATGAGTGAAGATCAGTCTGATGCTGCCAGACAACAGGAGAGACACTATTACCTGCTGTCAGAGCTGCAGACGCTCGTGAAAGACCTGCCCAG CTCGTTTCAGCAGCGTCTGTCCTACACCACACTCAGTGATCTGGCTCAGGCGCTCATCGATGGCACGGTGTATGAAATAGTGCAAGGCCTGCTGGACATTCAACACCTGATGGAGAAAAACCTCTACAACCAGAGACAGAAGCTACACTGCGAgcacagag ctctcAAGCAGGATTTGGTGAGGAAACACAGACAGTCTCTGCAGACGTGTAAGTCTCACAATCTGGCCGTTCTGAAATCCACCCAGAGAGCAGAAACTGAG GCTCTCGATCAGCGAGTGAAAGAAGAGCAGAGGATGATGGACGAGAAGGTGGTGGCTGAGATGGATCAGAAGGTTCTAGATCAGCAGAACACGCTGGAGAAAGCAGGCGTGCAGGGCTTCTACATCACCACTAACCcgcag GAGGTGATGATGCAGATGAATCTGCTGGAGCTGATCCTGAAGCTGCAGCAGAAAGAGACTCTCTCTGGATCTCTGCCCTGA